The window CGGCTCCATGCCGGACGTGAGCGGCAAAGCGATGCGATGCGGTCGCCCGCGCAGGCAGCCGGCGGCGCCGCAGGGACCCAGGTGATGACGCATGTGCCGGTGGCTCGCCTACTCGGGAACGCCCATGCTGCTCGACACGATCCTGTACAAACCGGCCCACTCCCTGATCGACCAGAGCCTGCACTCCAAGCTCGGCGTGGAGACCACGAACGGCGACGGGTTCGGTGTCGGCTGGTATTCGGAGGACAACAGCACCCCCGCACTCCTCAGGGACGTCGGTCCCGCGTGGAACAACCGCAACCTGCGGGAGGTGGCCGACCACGTCCGCTCGCCGCTGTTCTTCGCCCACATCCGGGCATCGACCGGCACGGCGGTGCAGCAGTCGAACTGCCACCCCTTCCGACACGGCCGCTGGATGTTCATGCACAACGGAGCCATCGCCGGCTTCCACCTGATGCGCCGGGACCTCACCCTGCTCGTCGACCCCGCCCTCTACGCCGACATCGAGGGGACCACCGACTCCGAGGTGATGTTCTTCCTGGCCCTCACCTTCGGCCTCGACCAGGACCCGCCGACCGCCGTCGCACGGATGGCGGGAGTGGTGGAGCGCGTCGGCCGTGACCACGGGGTGGAGTCCCCCCTCCAGATGACGCTCGCCATCAGCGACGGCGTGCGCGTGTGGGCGTTCCGCTACTCCAGCGGGCACGACTCCCGATCGCTGTTCTACAGCAGCCGGGTGG of the Streptomyces sp. NBC_01426 genome contains:
- a CDS encoding class II glutamine amidotransferase → MCRWLAYSGTPMLLDTILYKPAHSLIDQSLHSKLGVETTNGDGFGVGWYSEDNSTPALLRDVGPAWNNRNLREVADHVRSPLFFAHIRASTGTAVQQSNCHPFRHGRWMFMHNGAIAGFHLMRRDLTLLVDPALYADIEGTTDSEVMFFLALTFGLDQDPPTAVARMAGVVERVGRDHGVESPLQMTLAISDGVRVWAFRYSSGHDSRSLFYSSRVDALRRLHPDMAFLRDISEETRLIVSEPLGDLPGAWNEVPESSYGVVQPGADELHPFTPSPA